Proteins from a single region of Chromobacterium sp. ATCC 53434:
- a CDS encoding HutD family protein, whose amino-acid sequence MRVWDQRSFIDMPWANGGGRTRELFRLPHPERDGAFALRMSIAEVAAGGPFSRFDGVDRLLGLLDGEGMELSLADGRRLTLDAPGQVVAFTGEIGVECRLLGGALRDCNLMLARDWGRGEMERLTPADGDTVKLEAADLALLYLQRGAWSCGDRALSDGGLLLLENETASLRADGGAIAWLATARRHEKSRA is encoded by the coding sequence ATGCGGGTATGGGATCAGCGAAGCTTCATCGACATGCCATGGGCCAATGGCGGCGGCCGCACGCGCGAGCTGTTCCGCTTGCCGCATCCAGAGCGGGACGGCGCGTTCGCGTTGAGGATGTCGATCGCCGAGGTGGCCGCCGGCGGGCCGTTCTCCCGTTTCGACGGCGTCGATAGGCTGCTGGGCCTGTTGGACGGCGAGGGCATGGAGTTGAGCCTGGCCGATGGTCGCAGGCTGACGCTGGACGCGCCGGGCCAGGTGGTGGCCTTTACCGGCGAGATCGGCGTCGAGTGCCGCCTGCTGGGCGGCGCGCTGCGCGATTGCAATCTGATGCTGGCGCGCGACTGGGGGCGCGGCGAGATGGAGCGGCTGACGCCGGCCGATGGCGACACCGTGAAGCTGGAGGCCGCCGATCTGGCGCTGCTGTATCTGCAGCGGGGAGCCTGGTCATGCGGCGATCGGGCCTTGTCAGACGGCGGCCTGTTGCTGTTGGAAAACGAGACGGCAAGCTTGCGCGCGGACGGCGGGGCGATAGCCTGGCTGGCCACCGCGCGGCGGCATGAAAAAAGCCGGGCCTGA